The following are encoded in a window of Cupriavidus oxalaticus genomic DNA:
- a CDS encoding glycosyltransferase family 4 protein: MTHIIALPFLGKGGAERTALQFARAIAQAKGGRSVSIWITDRDMVTPDLAVPPHVHVVNLWQYLPTEAGEELRLAFLRDCLMTLRPDVFHVINSDLGWKLICQEGHRLRGVMRLYGSMFAFQFTPDLAKRIGYAEYYLRQSIDVLDGLLSDNSRFQVDAIDIYGLENFRQKFIPVYNACRIAESEWKSRAQMQLSRVRAAAATNGTMNVLWAGRLDEEKRVDLLYATAMQCPDIQFHVYGESVVGSKHPMPDLANLKYHGPFGDPTELVDERVYDAFLFTSRWEGMPNMLLEVGALGIPIIAPDVGGVGELIDETTGFLVSAQAAPEEYVHALRTIGSSRELAVGRAAGLLKLIDERHTWTAFCRRLTEVPNYL; this comes from the coding sequence TTGACGCACATCATCGCGTTGCCCTTTCTGGGTAAAGGAGGCGCGGAGCGTACAGCGCTACAGTTTGCGCGAGCCATTGCGCAAGCAAAGGGCGGACGCAGTGTCAGCATATGGATCACGGACAGAGATATGGTAACGCCGGATTTGGCGGTGCCACCACATGTCCACGTGGTCAATCTTTGGCAATACCTGCCTACTGAGGCAGGAGAGGAATTGCGTTTGGCATTCCTGCGAGACTGCCTGATGACGCTGAGGCCCGACGTCTTCCATGTCATCAATAGCGACCTCGGCTGGAAGCTCATTTGCCAAGAAGGACATCGACTTCGGGGCGTGATGCGCTTGTACGGCAGTATGTTCGCGTTTCAGTTCACCCCGGATCTGGCGAAGCGTATTGGCTATGCAGAATACTATCTCAGGCAAAGCATTGATGTTCTCGATGGTTTGTTAAGCGATAACTCTCGATTTCAGGTTGATGCTATTGATATCTATGGGTTGGAAAATTTCCGTCAGAAATTTATCCCAGTGTATAACGCATGCCGTATTGCTGAGAGCGAGTGGAAATCACGGGCACAGATGCAGTTGTCACGCGTGCGTGCCGCTGCTGCCACCAATGGAACAATGAATGTGCTTTGGGCTGGTCGATTGGACGAGGAAAAGCGTGTGGATCTTCTATACGCGACGGCCATGCAGTGCCCTGATATTCAGTTTCACGTCTATGGTGAGAGCGTGGTGGGCAGCAAGCACCCGATGCCTGACTTGGCCAACCTGAAATACCACGGGCCCTTCGGGGACCCCACCGAATTGGTCGACGAGCGTGTCTATGACGCATTCCTATTCACGTCACGTTGGGAGGGCATGCCCAACATGCTTCTTGAAGTCGGAGCGCTTGGTATTCCTATCATCGCACCGGACGTTGGTGGCGTGGGCGAGTTGATTGACGAGACAACGGGCTTTCTGGTGTCGGCGCAAGCGGCACCCGAGGAGTATGTCCATGCGTTGCGCACTATTGGGTCTAGCCGTGAGCTGGCGGTAGGACGAGCTGCCGGGTTGCTGAAATTGATTGATGAGCGTCATACATGGACGGCGTTCTGCCGCAGACTAACAGAAGTTCCGAACTATCTATAG
- a CDS encoding IS5 family transposase: MRGADTFSESLFTMRRLDDFVPKSHPLRSIRTMANLALVKMNRLFAQMYEADIKGGRPSIAPEKLLRAMLLQVLYSIRSERQLMEQTQYNLLFRWFIGLSMDDTVWVPTVFTKNRERLIKHDAVIEFFNEVLAIAQKKDWLSGEHFSVDGTLIQAWAGHKSFVRKDGGDEDDNDGANFKGRKRGNDTHESKTDPDARLYRKGKTASALRYMGHTLSDNRHGLVVSAMVTNADGHAEREAAKVMLNDARQVAEDLDVEVTVGADKGYDAEEFIQACLEMKVTPHVAQNTSGRRSAVPDEIANSTGYAISQQKRKLIEQGFGWAKTVGRMRHVMVRGLKKVDQMFVLSMAAYNLVRMRSLGQIRPQLP; this comes from the coding sequence ATGCGCGGCGCAGACACCTTCTCCGAAAGCCTGTTCACCATGCGGAGGCTGGATGATTTCGTGCCAAAGTCCCACCCGCTGCGCTCGATCCGCACTATGGCCAACCTGGCGCTGGTGAAGATGAACCGGTTGTTCGCGCAGATGTACGAGGCCGACATTAAGGGCGGCCGGCCCAGCATCGCGCCGGAGAAGTTGCTGCGGGCCATGCTGCTGCAGGTGCTCTACAGCATTCGCTCCGAACGCCAGCTCATGGAGCAGACGCAATACAACCTGCTGTTTCGCTGGTTCATCGGGCTGTCGATGGACGATACAGTTTGGGTGCCCACGGTCTTTACCAAGAACCGCGAACGGCTGATCAAGCATGATGCGGTGATCGAGTTCTTCAACGAAGTGCTGGCCATCGCGCAGAAGAAGGACTGGCTGTCGGGCGAGCACTTCAGCGTCGACGGCACGCTGATTCAAGCGTGGGCGGGCCACAAGAGCTTCGTGCGCAAGGATGGCGGCGACGAAGACGACAACGACGGCGCCAACTTCAAGGGTCGCAAGCGCGGCAACGACACGCACGAGTCCAAGACCGATCCCGATGCCAGGCTCTACCGCAAGGGCAAGACCGCCAGTGCACTGCGCTACATGGGTCATACCCTGAGCGACAACCGCCACGGCCTGGTGGTGAGCGCGATGGTCACCAATGCGGACGGACATGCCGAGCGCGAGGCCGCCAAAGTCATGCTAAATGATGCCAGGCAGGTGGCTGAGGACCTGGATGTGGAAGTCACCGTGGGCGCGGATAAGGGCTACGACGCCGAAGAATTCATTCAGGCATGCCTGGAGATGAAGGTGACGCCCCACGTGGCACAGAACACCTCGGGGCGGCGCTCGGCCGTTCCGGACGAGATCGCCAACAGCACCGGTTATGCGATCTCGCAGCAGAAGCGCAAGTTGATCGAACAAGGCTTTGGCTGGGCCAAGACCGTGGGGCGCATGCGCCATGTGATGGTGCGCGGCCTGAAGAAGGTTGACCAGATGTTTGTGCTGAGCATGGCCGCCTACAACCTCGTGCGCATGCGCTCGCTGGGACAAATCCGTCCGCAGTTGCCGTAA
- a CDS encoding glycosyltransferase family 4 protein translates to MKPLMKKAVRVTWRSIVKPVIRLLPPSTSNRIETLLHYTKLTLVQGHSIRFRQTEVHSAAQRVVVHASNPGIEANRETSEAVQEGRSGILPDWAIEEMRELAHIEPSLHPRHELLTQFQRYHLPLQPAAGELYAECYPAVRQLRPDLIILAPWLKHGGADQGIIYHAEAAVAAGKSVLVITTLDAESPWSNRLPEGVGFLPFGQMSRNLSAVERLMVLARILLQSSARTIHLINAPLGWELVRSHGKSLRAIGKSIFASVFCDDYDSDGVRWSYADVYLPGCLPYIEGIFCDTQAYPRELARRFGADVSKLHTLYFPHALSARPRYRAGSGRSILWAARFSRQKRVDLLERIASLMPDVRFDVHGCGSSPEEQELAKRLARLGNVTVNGPFESLDQLVEDGKYSAFLYTSAWDGLPIVLLDATAAGLPIVASSVGGVGEFITEKTGVPVSCPDNAEDYVSGIRSVIDGPECGRALWENAVKLLNGRHAMEHFRSVITKVPGYL, encoded by the coding sequence ATGAAGCCCTTGATGAAGAAGGCTGTCCGTGTAACCTGGCGATCCATCGTCAAGCCGGTCATCCGGTTACTGCCACCGTCCACAAGCAATCGGATTGAGACGTTGCTGCACTACACCAAGTTGACATTGGTGCAGGGGCACAGCATACGATTTCGGCAAACCGAGGTGCATTCGGCAGCGCAGCGTGTAGTTGTCCACGCGTCGAATCCGGGAATAGAGGCGAACCGCGAGACATCTGAAGCCGTTCAGGAGGGGAGATCCGGAATTTTGCCGGACTGGGCTATCGAGGAAATGCGCGAGCTTGCTCATATTGAACCCTCGCTGCATCCGAGGCACGAATTACTCACGCAATTTCAGCGATATCACCTGCCGCTACAGCCCGCAGCAGGTGAACTGTATGCTGAGTGCTACCCCGCAGTGCGTCAACTTCGCCCGGATTTGATCATCCTCGCGCCGTGGCTGAAGCATGGTGGCGCTGATCAAGGGATTATTTATCACGCGGAAGCGGCTGTCGCGGCGGGAAAATCAGTGCTGGTGATCACCACCCTGGATGCAGAGTCACCTTGGTCGAATCGATTACCGGAGGGCGTCGGTTTCCTTCCGTTCGGTCAAATGTCACGCAATCTATCCGCCGTGGAGCGGCTGATGGTGTTGGCCAGAATTCTGCTACAGTCCTCGGCGCGGACGATCCATCTAATCAATGCCCCGTTGGGCTGGGAGCTAGTACGCAGCCACGGCAAATCCTTGCGCGCGATTGGAAAGTCGATATTTGCCAGTGTATTTTGTGACGATTATGACAGCGACGGCGTGAGATGGAGCTATGCCGATGTCTATCTACCGGGTTGTCTGCCATACATCGAGGGTATCTTCTGTGATACGCAGGCCTATCCGAGAGAGCTGGCACGGCGTTTCGGTGCAGATGTCAGTAAGCTCCATACCTTGTACTTTCCGCATGCTCTGAGCGCTCGGCCACGGTATCGCGCTGGCAGTGGGCGATCGATTCTGTGGGCGGCACGCTTCAGCAGGCAGAAGCGTGTGGATTTACTCGAGAGAATTGCTTCGCTAATGCCGGACGTCCGCTTCGACGTGCATGGCTGTGGTAGTAGTCCGGAAGAACAGGAACTGGCGAAGCGCTTAGCCAGGCTCGGAAATGTCACGGTGAACGGCCCGTTTGAATCTCTTGATCAGCTGGTTGAAGATGGAAAATATTCGGCTTTCCTTTATACGTCGGCATGGGATGGCCTACCGATTGTTCTTTTGGATGCTACTGCAGCGGGCCTTCCCATCGTCGCTTCGAGTGTAGGGGGCGTGGGGGAGTTCATAACGGAGAAGACAGGCGTCCCGGTGTCCTGTCCTGATAATGCAGAGGACTACGTAAGCGGGATTCGCTCAGTGATTGATGGTCCCGAATGCGGTCGTGCACTTTGGGAAAATGCGGTGAAATTGCTGAACGGTCGACATGCAATGGAGCATTTCCGTTCCGTCATCACCAAGGTCCCGGGATATCTCTGA
- a CDS encoding glycosyltransferase family 2 protein has protein sequence MQSLHSNSDRAAIPAISVVMTFHREQVLANFALLGFLRVRTAAEAAGIAVELVAVLDSADEETTRIVTSHPAIRHDDQILRVQNGDLAASRNDGIASAHALYIAILDGDDYYSKNWLTEALRTAEAAAGRVIVHPELTVSFGAVHCVAETFDMDRGNYPMASCMMVHPWISCSFGLRDIYKQHPYQPTRLRETGFGFEDWHWNLETVADGIRHVTAPKTALFYRRKASSMVTEMAQGGAIVRPSRFFDEPERWKEAAYGGSGVMR, from the coding sequence ATGCAATCGCTTCATAGCAATTCCGACCGAGCTGCAATTCCAGCTATTAGTGTGGTCATGACCTTTCACCGGGAACAGGTCTTGGCCAATTTTGCGTTGCTGGGTTTTTTGCGTGTGCGCACAGCGGCGGAGGCTGCTGGCATCGCGGTCGAACTGGTAGCGGTGCTTGATTCGGCGGATGAAGAGACTACTCGCATCGTTACCAGTCATCCCGCAATCAGGCATGACGACCAAATTCTTCGGGTGCAAAACGGTGATCTAGCTGCGTCGCGTAATGATGGCATAGCGTCGGCACATGCTCTCTACATTGCCATCCTCGATGGGGACGATTACTACTCAAAAAATTGGCTTACGGAGGCGTTGCGCACGGCGGAGGCAGCGGCCGGGCGTGTGATTGTTCATCCCGAGCTGACGGTCTCGTTTGGTGCCGTACATTGCGTTGCGGAGACGTTCGATATGGATCGAGGGAACTATCCGATGGCAAGTTGCATGATGGTGCATCCATGGATTTCATGCTCATTTGGATTGCGGGACATTTACAAACAGCATCCTTATCAACCGACGCGGCTTCGCGAGACCGGCTTTGGCTTTGAAGACTGGCATTGGAATCTTGAGACAGTGGCCGATGGCATCCGTCACGTGACTGCACCCAAGACGGCGCTGTTCTATCGACGCAAGGCCTCGTCGATGGTAACCGAGATGGCGCAAGGTGGCGCCATCGTCAGACCTAGCCGTTTTTTTGATGAGCCTGAGCGCTGGAAAGAGGCAGCTTATGGCGGAAGCGGAGTTATGCGATGA
- a CDS encoding methyltransferase domain-containing protein, protein MKAKDTSFVAKQVRAFFGLGKVLDVGRSAGAVLRALRRFGFDGNAFVPNEEDEGSGRGALPILPFGSSDFDTVVVTDCLEYLEPANLDTALKNLRRICRRNMLLRVPTLQDGEVSIAFRSVGNRAWWEAACFAAGWRKHPCYYQAADYAALQHDGPWIVIPLEKIPETAWDLYPLDKLKDERDLHMDMLRESGSRSDAHVFRYQLAAQFVRPGDVVLDAACGLGYGSYLIWTGTKASKVIGIDGSEYAAEYAARNYVSPEAMLEFREGFLPQCLSSVADNSVDLVISFETLEHVQDPEGLLAEFNRVLAPGGRFIGSVPNDWSDETGEDPNPFHLHVYTLDKFRRQLRMQFDIETIFSQTADRVKRLDAQCEWISRPRSITELPGVDVDPAEAEWWLCVAMKSPLVGTHVPYVERSFSVTERETAGNALAFGRDYENPWLVRSLVAMGLRTESSTLQVKWAHHVSEASTRGSADRGAALTILAYRLLDQQFEGNFEQISTQIEDYIATPPGNPNAHRWGISLRYVMALVYLDAGRRDDARAMLQSVLQADAAAYSITLLTKTVDAAWLLGSMFVADGEHETARTTWQTTAVSVMRRVGGHLSSIEADYDPPSFEPREVGFIVDRISRLLACAKNVGLAKSRPSVYQAAVDFGGLAAEMCSDAMARERERLGEDLKNLRTYLDAVLEGKQWLEDNRTRTLAYVDELKAAIDEQEAKAAALRLENETLRSNAAQGEKRRFAFVSRKQR, encoded by the coding sequence GTGAAAGCAAAAGACACTTCTTTCGTCGCGAAGCAGGTGCGCGCGTTCTTCGGACTAGGCAAGGTTCTAGACGTCGGGCGATCTGCCGGCGCCGTGTTGCGTGCACTGCGACGTTTTGGTTTTGATGGTAATGCCTTTGTCCCTAATGAGGAGGATGAAGGCAGCGGGCGTGGCGCACTTCCGATTCTCCCGTTCGGATCATCGGATTTTGACACGGTTGTGGTGACTGATTGCCTTGAATACCTGGAGCCGGCAAACCTGGACACTGCCCTGAAGAATTTGCGCCGGATATGCCGGCGCAACATGCTTTTGCGTGTACCGACCTTACAGGATGGTGAGGTTAGCATAGCGTTCCGAAGCGTCGGCAACCGCGCATGGTGGGAAGCCGCATGCTTTGCAGCAGGGTGGCGTAAGCATCCGTGCTACTACCAGGCAGCAGACTACGCAGCCTTGCAGCACGATGGCCCTTGGATCGTGATTCCACTCGAAAAGATTCCCGAAACGGCGTGGGACTTGTATCCGCTTGATAAGCTGAAGGATGAGCGTGATTTGCACATGGATATGCTGCGGGAGAGCGGTAGCCGCTCCGACGCACATGTGTTTCGCTATCAACTCGCGGCGCAGTTTGTGCGACCGGGAGATGTGGTGCTCGACGCTGCCTGCGGTCTGGGGTATGGCAGCTACTTGATTTGGACCGGTACGAAGGCCAGCAAGGTTATCGGCATTGATGGTAGTGAATATGCGGCAGAGTACGCAGCACGCAACTATGTGTCTCCGGAGGCGATGTTGGAGTTTCGGGAGGGGTTTCTGCCTCAGTGCCTGAGTTCCGTTGCTGACAATAGCGTGGATCTCGTTATTAGCTTCGAGACTCTAGAGCACGTGCAGGATCCGGAAGGCCTTCTAGCAGAATTCAACCGAGTGCTCGCGCCAGGCGGGCGCTTCATTGGTAGCGTGCCCAACGACTGGAGTGATGAAACGGGTGAGGATCCGAATCCATTCCATCTTCATGTTTACACACTAGATAAGTTCCGTCGGCAGCTGCGCATGCAGTTTGACATCGAGACAATCTTCAGCCAGACGGCAGATCGAGTCAAAAGGCTGGATGCCCAGTGTGAATGGATTAGCCGTCCCCGTTCCATCACGGAGCTCCCCGGGGTCGATGTTGACCCAGCCGAGGCCGAATGGTGGCTCTGCGTCGCCATGAAAAGTCCTCTTGTCGGCACACATGTGCCGTACGTCGAACGGAGTTTCTCCGTGACGGAGCGTGAGACGGCTGGCAATGCGCTGGCCTTTGGTCGCGACTATGAGAATCCATGGCTGGTCAGATCCCTCGTGGCGATGGGTTTGCGCACGGAGTCATCAACGCTTCAGGTGAAATGGGCTCACCATGTGTCGGAGGCAAGCACTCGTGGCAGTGCCGATCGTGGCGCCGCATTGACAATACTTGCATATCGTCTGCTGGACCAGCAATTCGAGGGTAACTTCGAACAAATCTCCACGCAGATTGAGGACTATATAGCAACTCCCCCTGGAAATCCCAATGCTCATCGCTGGGGCATTTCGCTGCGCTATGTAATGGCTCTGGTCTATCTGGACGCTGGACGGCGTGATGATGCACGCGCAATGCTGCAGAGTGTACTGCAGGCTGACGCTGCCGCTTACAGCATCACGCTGCTAACCAAGACCGTGGATGCCGCATGGCTGCTTGGTTCCATGTTTGTAGCGGATGGCGAACATGAGACGGCTCGCACCACATGGCAAACGACAGCCGTCAGTGTCATGAGGAGAGTAGGCGGGCACCTGAGCTCGATTGAAGCTGACTATGATCCCCCCTCCTTTGAGCCTAGGGAGGTGGGTTTCATTGTCGACCGAATCAGCCGGCTTCTTGCATGTGCAAAGAACGTGGGCCTAGCGAAGTCACGTCCGTCGGTGTATCAGGCGGCGGTAGATTTCGGCGGGCTTGCCGCAGAAATGTGTTCAGATGCGATGGCACGTGAGCGTGAACGTCTCGGGGAGGACCTGAAAAACCTACGCACCTATCTTGATGCTGTACTCGAAGGCAAACAGTGGCTTGAGGACAACCGGACGCGCACGTTAGCCTATGTTGATGAACTCAAGGCTGCGATTGACGAGCAGGAAGCGAAAGCTGCCGCCCTCAGACTTGAGAATGAAACGTTGCGTTCAAATGCTGCACAAGGCGAAAAACGCCGGTTTGCCTTCGTCTCGAGAAAACAGCGTTAG
- a CDS encoding ABC transporter ATP-binding protein, with product MAEVSKRYELYDTPRDRLKQFVVPRIASLMGGAAGPYFREFWALRDISFEVKKGEAVGIIGSNGSGKSTLLQIITGTLTPTVGEVHTKGRIAALLELGSGFNPDFTGRENVMLNGAVLGFSTDEILRRFDAIASFADIGEHIDQPVRTYSSGMLVRLAFAVQVQLSPDILIVDEALAVGDALFQKRCYQQIERLLNDGVTLLFVSHDQETVRTLTNRSVLLNAGRMAAIGTSSEVVLEYRKLLHARESEYYSRIANEMKKPSTLPRPIPMAESSTETVTLHTNGKTAEEAAILEGNDGRVGRLEFGDGGASIVSTEVLDGNNQPSSVFHPGETIRIRINFETSRPLEKLNVGLRIRNKEGIKIYSWGTLNQDMRIMQGHQEGEVFWLRKFGANERVTVELDFPCALGSNLYEVQSTVTYEDTPDYLSQRQLHWVDEAAFFQVLVKRDENFFGGIVDLGMCATF from the coding sequence GTGGCAGAAGTTAGCAAGCGTTACGAACTGTACGATACGCCACGTGACCGCCTGAAGCAGTTTGTTGTGCCTCGCATTGCATCCCTGATGGGAGGGGCGGCGGGCCCGTATTTTCGAGAGTTCTGGGCGCTACGGGACATTTCGTTTGAAGTAAAAAAGGGGGAGGCCGTTGGTATTATCGGCAGCAACGGGAGTGGCAAGAGCACGTTGCTGCAGATCATCACTGGTACCTTGACACCGACAGTGGGCGAGGTACATACCAAGGGACGAATCGCTGCGCTGTTGGAGTTGGGCTCCGGCTTCAATCCGGACTTCACCGGTCGAGAGAATGTAATGCTCAATGGTGCTGTTCTGGGATTTTCAACAGATGAAATTCTCCGCCGCTTCGATGCAATTGCGTCGTTCGCGGATATTGGCGAGCACATCGATCAACCGGTGCGGACGTACTCCAGCGGCATGTTGGTCCGTTTGGCATTTGCGGTTCAGGTTCAACTTTCTCCGGATATTCTCATTGTTGATGAGGCTTTGGCAGTTGGCGACGCGCTCTTTCAGAAGCGCTGCTATCAGCAGATTGAACGACTGCTGAATGACGGCGTGACACTCCTGTTTGTCTCTCATGATCAGGAGACAGTGCGGACGCTGACCAATCGCTCGGTTCTGCTGAACGCCGGACGAATGGCGGCCATTGGTACTTCTTCAGAAGTTGTCCTTGAGTATCGCAAGCTTTTACATGCACGTGAGTCCGAGTACTACAGCAGGATAGCCAATGAGATGAAGAAGCCGTCGACTCTTCCGCGGCCGATACCGATGGCTGAGTCGTCCACTGAGACAGTTACGTTGCATACGAATGGCAAAACTGCCGAGGAAGCTGCCATTCTTGAGGGCAATGACGGACGGGTGGGGCGCCTCGAATTTGGCGATGGTGGTGCTTCGATCGTCAGTACTGAAGTCCTGGATGGAAACAATCAACCCAGTTCCGTATTTCATCCTGGTGAGACTATCCGTATCCGGATTAATTTTGAAACAAGCCGTCCTCTCGAAAAACTCAACGTTGGCTTACGCATTCGGAATAAGGAGGGAATAAAAATCTACTCCTGGGGTACTCTGAATCAGGATATGCGTATTATGCAAGGCCATCAGGAGGGTGAGGTATTCTGGCTTCGGAAGTTTGGTGCCAATGAGCGTGTTACCGTGGAGTTGGATTTCCCCTGTGCCTTGGGATCAAATCTGTATGAGGTGCAGAGCACGGTAACGTACGAAGATACACCGGACTATCTGTCGCAGCGCCAGTTGCACTGGGTAGATGAGGCGGCTTTTTTTCAGGTGCTAGTCAAGCGGGACGAGAATTTTTTTGGCGGCATTGTGGACTTGGGTATGTGCGCCACGTTTTGA
- a CDS encoding ABC transporter permease: MNPHKPFPVSPASAVASMARNRGLINQMVRREILGRYRGSIMGLTWSFFNPILMLAVYTFVFSVVFKARWGTGGEETKTQFAIILFVGMNIFGLFAETLNRAPTLVTANANYVKKVIFPLEVLPVVAIGAALFHTLIGVAVLLIALVLMTGSIPATALALPLVMVPLLLLSLGLGWILSSLGVYVRDVAQTVGIATTVIMFLSPVFYSVNALPEGYRKILMLNPLTFIIEQARATVIFGKWPNLPALSLHILGGLVVAWAGYWWFQKTRRGFADVL; this comes from the coding sequence ATGAATCCACATAAGCCTTTTCCAGTATCTCCTGCCTCCGCAGTGGCGTCCATGGCACGCAATCGTGGCTTGATAAATCAGATGGTTCGCCGAGAGATACTTGGCCGGTATCGAGGGTCGATCATGGGTCTGACCTGGTCATTCTTCAACCCCATCCTGATGCTGGCCGTATATACGTTTGTCTTCAGCGTTGTATTCAAGGCGCGCTGGGGTACAGGCGGGGAAGAGACGAAGACACAATTTGCCATCATTCTATTTGTGGGAATGAATATCTTTGGCTTGTTTGCCGAAACCTTGAACCGTGCTCCTACCCTGGTCACAGCCAACGCGAACTACGTAAAGAAGGTGATTTTTCCGCTTGAGGTTCTGCCGGTCGTTGCGATTGGCGCCGCACTGTTTCATACGTTGATCGGCGTGGCTGTGTTGTTGATTGCGTTAGTACTTATGACCGGCAGCATTCCTGCCACCGCACTGGCGTTACCGCTCGTGATGGTGCCGCTGCTGCTGCTCTCCTTGGGACTGGGCTGGATTCTCTCATCATTGGGCGTCTACGTTCGCGATGTGGCGCAGACCGTAGGTATTGCCACGACAGTTATCATGTTTCTCTCCCCGGTATTTTACTCGGTCAATGCGCTGCCTGAGGGATACAGAAAGATACTTATGTTGAATCCTCTGACTTTTATCATTGAGCAGGCACGAGCGACGGTTATTTTTGGAAAATGGCCGAATCTACCGGCCCTGAGTCTCCATATTCTTGGCGGTCTGGTAGTCGCATGGGCTGGCTATTGGTGGTTCCAGAAGACTCGTCGGGGGTTTGCTGATGTCCTCTAA
- a CDS encoding NAD-dependent epimerase/dehydratase family protein, with the protein MTKVLLIGGGGFIGARLALRCKSAGFSVRVADIQVPSGEQVLADGIEYVVGDFNDNADLDRMLDGVDIVVHLVHRAMLLGLNSSMLPEIERNVEPAIRLFDRCLDHPRARLLFVSSGGTVYGDPDEKSPIAEQAALRPISVYGTSKSMIEKVLGLYVAQRGLQAMVVRPGNAYGPGQLPFKGQGLIPTVMASALQGKPVTIYGDGTAVRDYVHVDDIAQGIVAAIQCGSNGEAYNIGTGRGVSINALVNDFIRPVMSAQGLDIELRYVESRGVDVGYNVLDTTKLSRECGFVAQMRLEDGIADTWSWIQKNYAGVE; encoded by the coding sequence ATGACCAAGGTATTGTTGATCGGTGGTGGTGGGTTTATCGGTGCTCGACTGGCACTGCGGTGTAAGTCGGCGGGATTTTCTGTTCGCGTGGCTGACATACAGGTACCATCCGGCGAGCAGGTGTTAGCCGATGGTATCGAGTATGTCGTTGGCGATTTCAACGACAATGCCGATCTTGATCGGATGCTTGATGGCGTCGACATCGTCGTCCATCTTGTGCATCGTGCAATGTTACTGGGCTTGAATTCCAGCATGTTGCCTGAGATTGAGCGAAATGTAGAGCCCGCGATCCGCCTGTTCGATCGATGTCTTGATCACCCTCGGGCGCGTTTGCTGTTCGTATCATCGGGCGGAACGGTCTATGGCGATCCCGACGAGAAATCGCCAATTGCAGAGCAGGCGGCTCTCCGGCCTATATCGGTATACGGAACTTCGAAGAGCATGATCGAGAAGGTACTCGGGCTGTATGTAGCCCAACGAGGCCTGCAGGCGATGGTCGTGCGACCTGGGAATGCCTATGGGCCCGGACAGCTTCCATTCAAGGGCCAAGGACTGATTCCTACAGTCATGGCATCGGCGCTTCAAGGCAAACCTGTCACGATTTATGGTGACGGTACCGCAGTTCGAGACTACGTTCACGTAGACGATATAGCCCAGGGCATTGTTGCTGCCATTCAATGTGGCAGCAACGGCGAGGCCTACAACATAGGTACGGGCAGGGGGGTCTCAATTAATGCCTTGGTCAATGACTTTATTCGTCCCGTGATGTCGGCGCAGGGTCTCGATATAGAACTGCGCTACGTGGAATCTCGTGGCGTTGACGTCGGCTATAACGTTTTGGATACGACAAAATTGTCCAGAGAGTGTGGATTCGTCGCACAGATGCGACTCGAAGATGGGATCGCAGATACGTGGAGCTGGATACAGAAGAATTATGCGGGCGTGGAATGA
- the rfbC gene encoding dTDP-4-dehydrorhamnose 3,5-epimerase, with translation MNLTVIPTSIPDVLILEPRIFGDDRGFFLESFNAQNFQQATGLKDVFVQDNHSRSEKNVLRGLHYQISHPQGKLVRVVVGEVFDVAVDLRKSSPTFGKWVGVNLSAANKRQLWIPQGFAHGFLVLSEYADFLYKTTDYYAPEHERSIRWDDPDLGILWPIEGAPMLAAKDREANAFSQADYFD, from the coding sequence ATGAACCTAACCGTTATCCCGACATCCATCCCGGATGTTCTGATTCTTGAGCCGCGAATATTTGGGGACGACCGGGGATTTTTTCTCGAGAGTTTCAATGCCCAGAACTTTCAGCAGGCGACCGGTTTGAAGGATGTGTTCGTGCAAGACAACCATTCGCGATCGGAGAAGAATGTCCTGCGCGGACTTCATTACCAGATTAGCCATCCGCAAGGCAAGCTAGTACGGGTGGTGGTTGGCGAAGTATTCGATGTCGCGGTTGATCTACGCAAGAGCTCGCCTACCTTTGGCAAATGGGTCGGCGTAAACCTCTCGGCAGCCAATAAGCGCCAACTTTGGATCCCACAAGGATTCGCGCATGGGTTCCTTGTGCTTTCCGAGTATGCCGATTTTCTCTACAAAACGACCGACTACTACGCGCCGGAGCACGAGCGTAGCATTCGATGGGACGACCCCGACCTTGGTATTTTGTGGCCAATCGAGGGGGCCCCGATGCTGGCTGCAAAGGATAGAGAAGCTAACGCCTTTTCGCAGGCAGATTATTTTGACTGA